GAGACTGGTGCCGATACTCAGGAGGTGAGGGGCCTGCTCCTGGACAGTCAGAGAGGACTGCTCCGGGTACTCAGAAGGAGACTGCCGCCGATACTCAGGAGGTGAGGGGCCTGTGCCTGTCATTCGACAGAGGATGGACTGCTCCGGGTACTCAGAAGGGGACAACTCCTACCTGTTTACCGGTATCTGTTTTCTCCTCTTCCTCCCACAGTTTCCACTTATTGTCGAAAGCCTGAATGATTTTCGCAGCGTTTTTCACGTCTTGTTTAACGATGTGTTTGTGAACGGCGAGACCGCTGACGAAACGAACTCGTTGTTTTAACTCGCGGTTTACGATCGCTCCCAACTCGCATTCGCGTAACTACAATTCAAATCAACACGTTTCGTAATGCAAACAATAGATGGCGTCTGGGTGAGGTTTCGTACTAAGACTAAACTACCTCGTATCTCTCCATTGTTATAATTTTCACCAAAACGTCAAAAATTGaagttttgattgaaaatgaactagaaattattccGATTTAGAGAGGAGTATCTTTTGGTATTTTTGGGATCAGTAATTGAGGATTCAAAAAcaagtagaaattaataaccAATAATGATATACAATTCCTTATATAGCGTGGTTCTAAATTCTTAACCACTTAGCTACTCTCAAATAGTAGACTTAGGTCGAGGAATAGCACACCCTACGAAGTGGGTTTCTGATTAGCGAGGCACTGTGAGGGGCAATGTGAGGAAACGAGGCGCTGTCAGGATGAACTCTTTGAGACGCAGATCAACGAAGGCTAGCTAGGTAGAACACACTTTACGACAAGAGGGGAAGTAGGTGAAGCTGGTCTAATGCGTAAGAAGGGGGGGAGGGTTACTTATGATCATACTTTACAACAAGGGGGGTAGTAGGTGAAGCTGGTCTAATGGGTAAGGGGGGGAGGGTTACTTATGATCATACTCTACGACAAGGGGGGTAGTAGGTGAAGCTGGTCTAATGGGTAAGGGGGGGGGAGGGTTACTTACGCGAATATTATTGAGATTCCAGCAGATATCTTTAATATTAACCGACCGATCGAATGTGACCCAGCCACGACGGAAGAACCGGCGTTCCGGCTGCGGGTCTTGTAACGCCACGCGAATAAATCCCGGATAACGTTTACAAACCTGAAACACAAACAACCAGTAGGTCATAGACGATTCAATCACTAGGGGGCGCTGGTGAGCGTCCGCTAGGTGGCGTTACTTACAGCTTCGACCTCTGATTTCGTGATACTAGGAGCGAGGTTTCTCAGGAAGATCGACGACGTTCGATGAAGTTCTTTCGGAAATTTCTGTTTTTCGGTGTCGACATCTTTTTCATCGGAATCCGCTGAAAATGGAGAGAAATAATTCACCgagtttttgaatttttcaactgtttttcttgttgaatttaaatttttaaaattttccgATTGAATTCTGACCttcgttttcttttttcgCAACCACTTCACCGTCCTCGGTGTCACACGACTCTTTAATAGCTGTTGTCGCCGTGGTTACCGCAGGTGGATTCTCGGTCGGTGTATCTGCTCCGTTAGTTTGCGATTCTACACCAGGTGGCGCCGGTTCGTTCGGGTCGGAGTTGGACTCGGATCCGGATTCCGATCCGGAACCCGTGTCGTAGTTATACTCGGATTTATCTCGTTTACGTTTTTTGCCCGTTTTTTTGCCGTCCGTTTCATCGATATCGGTAGTCGTCGTCGGCGACCCGTGCTCGGACGTCGTCGGGTCTTTATTCTGAAGAAATTCTCGAGCTTTTTTTATGATCTCTTCTTGAACCGGGGACATCGCTTTATCCTAACATACAAATACATACATCATCttacaattcattttacacttactaaaaatgtttcaaaatatcattttaagaaccagttccacagttcagaacccagttccacagttctagatccagttccacaggtcaggacccagttccacagttctgaacccagttccacagttcaggacccagtttcacaggtcaggacccagttccacagttcaggacccagttccacatttctgcatccagttccacagttcaggacccagttccacatttctgcatccagttccacagttcaggacccagttccacatttctgcatccagttccacagttctagatccagttccacagttactggatccagtttcacagttctggacccagttccatagtcctggacccagttccacagttctggacccagttccacagttcaggagtCAGATCCACAGTCctggaccaagttccacagtcctggacccagttctacagttctgcatccagttccacagttctagatccagttctacagttctggacccagtttcacagttctggacccagttccacagttcaggagtCAGATCCACAGTCctggaccaagttccacagtcctggacccagttctacagttctgcatccagttccacagttctagatccagttccacagttactggatccagtttcacagttctggacccagttccacagttctggacacagttccacagttctggactcagttccacagttcaggaccctgttccacagttcaggactcagttccacagttcaggaccctgttccacagttcaggacccagtttcacagttcaggacccaggtCATAACTCTGTCTGCTGaactttaattttcaattttctaacTAAACATAGAAGATACGAACCTCAGGTTTAGAGTCGCCAGTCTCATCTGCTGCCTCTTTCTGTTCAGACTCTTCGGTCTCTTCTTCCGGTTTAGGCTCAGACTGAACAAATGCCctgaaatacacaatatacacTGCAGGTGGCGCTGCAAGCAATACGCACATTGCCGGATCCACTTCCACAtgatccacttccacagttgcgggcaaatatttatcaaaaactgGGTTCAATCCAGATAAGAAaatccaacattatcaacactATCATTATCAACACTAACACTATCATTAATTCCCTGACCCTCATAATACTGACCCGctgtattttttgatatctttaGCACATTCAGCGCTGTGACGTTGAGACTCTAACTGTTCCTCGGTCATATCCAACACTGTCAAATCGTAATCATCACCACCTTCTAACAGTATCACAACTACAAATATacaattatcatcatcatcaaagatggccgcctaTATTCAATCCTCCTATGACATCGAATTATCGCTTTAGACATGTCCATGTAAGATGGTTGCTACTATAAGtaccccctatgacatcacaaaATTGCCTAATACATGAacacacttctagaaaagatgtatACCACCATAAAtcctcctatgacatcatttatTATCAGTTCCAAAAAGATGGATTTCTGTGAATCGCGATATTGTCGTTTATAATCCAGTCACCCAGCAAGCGCCCCCTATCTGAGACAATCGAAACTTACCGGCGTCTAAGAATCTAACGATTTTATCGACGCAATCGTGATCTAAAGAATGTCCGTCGATGAACCCTTTATCGACGAGGTGTTGGAACACTTCGACGCGACGTTTCAGGACGGCGCGCTGGTCCTCGTGACGTTTCTCGCATTCCTCCGGGTGATACTTCGCTTTAAACCTAATAGAGGGAGCCACCgaaatagagagagagagaaagaaaacAGACATCGATGAAAACAAAGGTTCGGAAAAAATGATCCCTCAATCTACAACGGAATCTACCTGGCACCCCCTCctcccttcctccctcccCGCCAAACCTTTCATACATTTACAAACTCTTTTAGCACTGTTACGTATCTTACCGTTTATCGACCAATCAAATCCACTTATTATATATCGACGGCATTATTACGGTTGCCACGGTTACGCGCGTTTACACGAATGTTCGTTTTGGAACATATATTTTTTCGACCCTAATCTAAGCTATAACTTTTACTGATTTCTAATGCACTGCATTGTGCGCAGTGCCCTAAACTAAtaacggacggacggacggtcGCTAGCGCGGACGATCCACGATCTATCTTCTCTCCGTTCCAACTCGTCGACGGCAACTCgctatacgtatatatacatatatatatatatatattggtttGTACGTATTTTTGTTTAACGCAGCTGTGGACAAaagtgatttttttaaaaaacgACATCAAGCAAGCAGAaaagatagagagagagagtgagcgTGCACACTTTCATTACAAATACACGCCTATCTTTAAATATCGAATGGATTGAGTCCGGCGTATTTTGtgcgttttcgtatcaaaagTGTGCAGACCttgaaacaaaaacaaaaatatcgattaatatgaaattaatatgAATAGGGATTCTAGACATTTCCCCACAGTCAAACCTAGTTACTACAGTGCTGTATATAGTAGTTTCATCGTATCCGTGTTTTAGTGAAACAGATTTTACCAGCCACCGGACCCGAGAAATATACCGTATTttagtgaaatatattttttgggAAATATTGCGTTTTACCGAGGTCGAAATGGctacatttttttaaaaatcatttttttgtcTAGGCTGAACCACTTGGAATTGGGAGCAACTCTCTTGCATTCAACCCCGGCTTTATTATGGCAGTATCATGAAGGTACAACTAGATTTATTTGTTGCTAAGATGCTAAAAATCTAAATGAAACTATCCCACGTATAGGGTACAGTAAGAAATTTGCAAGTCAATATCAGAAGCTATTTAGGGTTTAAGAATACGAACAAGGTtgtgcagaaaaccctttatcgctgctttgcagctatattcgATTTAATTCTTTTCTTGATTATCAATTTCGTCAACCTGGGATAAACGATCAAACTGTGGAGGCCAGGATACTGACAATAGATGATCTCGTAAATTGAGAGGATACTCTCTAGGGGCCAGGTTGTACAGTCGTGACTtgaagtccaaaagtggtcttaaatcttaagactggtattaagttgtagttagattggctatagaactaagttggtcttagattgAGGATTAAGCTATGACGATGGAACCGGCCCTAGATCAGCATTAGTTGAGGCTTGCACCCTCACCCTCACCCCCGCCCCCTTGTTGAGATAAAATATAATCAGAGATAGATATCTCACCATTCCTCATCTTTATGAGCCAAGAAGAATTCGTTAATTTGATCGCGATGAAATTCCAGTTTGTACTCGGCGAATTTTTTGACGGCTTCCTCGTCCGAGATGGAGTCGTCCTGCGAGGCGAGGAACTGTTTAAATGTCATCTGTAACGGTTGCGACGGATAATCCGGATTTGGCGGCCTGCACAAAAAGTAATTCAAGCGAAtcatcaaatctttttttatcaCGGTGTGTAGAATAAATTGCTTATGATGAGCACAAGCATTTTAACAAAACCTACACAGGACCGTAGCCAGCCATGTTTTTGCTAGTTCTATTTTCTTGAAAGAGgaactttttttttctagaaagaGGAACATTTGTAAGGTACCCACGCTAATGTCAGGTCCTGTgagaaaattattgaaaatgagataCAAAGAAAAGCAATTTCACAACTTCTAgcatatttacatatttagGGTGAATATTCATTCAAACCCCCTAGCCTAAACTTTTTTCttctaaatatatacatgacTTTATTTGACAAAGAATTATAATGTTTAAAGTTTGCTCTGGTACAAAAAGTACACTAATAGCAACACCATAATGCAAGGTTCCTACAATTCCTGGTATCCagaattcaaggacttttcaaggagtaattttcaaaattcaaggaggTTTTTCGCGGTCatatataaggaaaaaaagtcGAAAAATCAGAAACAAAATCCATGTTTTTCTCGAATTTTGATCAGTTGTTGTGTGTGCCGTTTtggttttacatgtttaaatgttttaaatctcaaAGTGAAACAACTTTCACTCACAAGTCACACAATGAGGTATAATAGAATACACTGTCTTCTGAAAAggaccttttgaaaatttttaatagGACTTTCCCAGAatttaaggagtttcaaggagtttatggatatttctcaaaattgaaggattttcaaggaccttgaaaaatatattcaaaaatcaaggagttttcaaggattcaaggagttgtagggaccctgtaatgataatattgttAACAAGTAATCTTCTAAATATAGGCCTTCTGCTGTCGATGATTTAACTATGTATTCTAACACTTCATCATCAGAGTCAAACAAGAACGTTTTCAATTCCCTGACTGTTTTTTGCTCATTGAAATACTGAGATTAATGTCAGTCCCTTCCAGTAGCGTAGATGTGTACAAGATTCTAATCATTGATGTAAATATTTGCGAATACTTAAAATCTCCTTTATTTTTCAGTTGTCACCAgacgatattttttttttaacagttagtatcaaatttcaaattaccgTTTTTCGGGCATCGACGGAATTGGTTCACGTTCTCGATGTCTGTCCCTCGGTTCGCGGATATCGTGGTCCCATCCACCTCCGCCCTGACCTCCGAACGGCGGACCGTCGTAGTGACCATAACCACCAGGTTCATCCCTGAAATTATAACAATCATCTTCATGTAAGAGACCAGGGTCGACAGTGAGGGGAGGGAAGAGGGGCTGTGCAGGGAGTGGCTATACAGGGAGTGGGAGGCCGTTAGGGGAGGGCTGTGATGGGAGGAGTTGGAGGGCTGTGATGGGAGGAGTTGGAGGGACTGtgaggggaggagagggagagctgTGAGGGGAGGAGTTGGAGGGACTGtgaggggaggagagggagagctgTGAGGGGAGGAGTTGGAGGGACTGAGGGGAGGAGTTGGAGAGTTGTGAGGGGAGGTGTTAGAGGGACTGTGAGGGTAGGAGTTGGAGGGACTGTGAGGGGAGGAGTTGGAGGGACTGTGAGGGGAGGAGTTGGAGGGACTGTGAGGGGAACCCTTACCATTCTCTTGATCTCATACGTTTATGAGGGGGACTACGAGGGGGTGGACTGTTATAACGGTCTCCACGGCGACGGTCGTATTCTCTGTTATAAGAGTCTCTGCGATCATGATCGATTCCACGTCGACCCCAACTATCTCCGCCACGTCTACAACAATCAAAAATACCATCGTCAACGGCAACATATATAATCATTACAGACAAAAATCAAGAAAGTATTGATTATCGAGATCGGCTCCGTGATTACCGCAATGGACCTACCACCCCTGCTCATGTAATAATGAGACATACCTGCCACCCCCGTCATCCCATTGATCACGACGACCGCGTTCCTCGCGTCTCTCGTAGTCGTTTCGTTCCCGGCGGAATTTATCGCGACTTCGACGTCGCTGCTCGTATTCCTCGTCGCTATCCATCGTCGTCTGCTCGATATCAATTCAACTACAATCAAAACGATTTTATTAGATTAACAAATCATGTCCCCGACGAGTGAATTCTTCAAACTGGGCACCAAACCGGTATTCTTCCCGAATATATTTCACTTCTGCGTCAATTTTAATAATGAACTGAACCGATATTGATAAACAGAACGAAATGTCAAGGACACAATGCAACAATACAATATACAGTGAATGTAAGCGCTGTTAACACAGACTATTACTATTCTCTATTCTCTTTTCATTCGTTTTTAAACTCGATTCTAAACCGTTTTGAATGAAGTAAAGATCGTTTTCGGACGGCCACAGTTTGCATTCACTTTAAAACGCTGAACATTTAACTTACTTGAGTCAGATTTCACGATTAAAAACCTTTATTTGTTCagattttaatcaatttcagaTCGGTATTAAGCGACGCTCAACGCAATCCGTCAAAACCCGCGTCGGGTGGGATTCAATTCGCGCGTCGCTGACCGGTAGACTGGCTGCCTGTCCCAAATATTGAAcacggtaaccagtctagtgAATAGGTTTCTTCTATCACATCACCAACGCCGCTGCGTCACGATGTATAGGGGacctaattttttttttgatttacCGATAGAATTCCCCTAGAGTCCCTATCACTGTATTTTAAATACTTGCTACGCCTGaatttatcaataaataaattaaatttggatttacgTACAGTACTTAACGCAATCCCCCAGAACCGTTAAAGGCTCTAGAAGCAGTCCTTCAGATCCCTAAATGAagttatttgatattttttggaaattcGCTTCTTATTCCTGTGTACGATAATTATGGTTCTTCTGGGTAAGTAAATTTGAAACATCTATTTTAAATGAGTATATATTTCCTATGAATTTGGGTTTCCACTGCAGGGCATAGTAGGGGTTACTCTCTCTAAACTTTAGTTAGTCTCATTGAAGAATCTACGACTACCTACGAAACCATGACGCCAATAAATAAGGtcaaatttaaatatattgTACATATTCCTAAATAACTGGACtaaatttgattatatttaaGGTTTAGAAGTTTCCTCGGTTCAGGAACTGGTTGAGAACGCGAGTGGCTCCAATACAGTGTATTTTGGTAAGCGGGTTGTTTGTGTTTATGTGATTGTAGATTTTCCTGATGATCAGCCGATTGTTGTTTATGTGATTGTAGATTTTCCCGATGATCAGctgattgattgtttttatgtGATTGTAGATTTTCCCGATGATCAACTGATTGGTTGTTTAGAAGGCAATCTACATGTTCTAGACTCATTGATCAGTAAAGTGGATGATGTTACTTGGCAACGCTGGAATCAACAGAGAACAATGGCTTCCGATAACACAGCGCCGACAGGAGACTGTACCGGTTAGTAACCCTGTTCACCCttctcagcctggaccctgttcacccctctcagcctggaccctattcccccctctcagcctggaccctgttcccccctctcagcctggaccctgttcATCCCTCTCAGCCTGGAGCCTGTTCCcccctcagcctggaccctattcccccctctcagcctggaccctgttcacccctctcagcctggaccctattcccccctctcagcctggaccctgttcccccctctcagcctggaccctgttcATCCCTCTCAGCCTGGAGCCTGTTCCcccctcagcctggaccctattcccccctctcagcctggaccctgttcacccctctcagcctggaccctgttcacccctctcagcctggacACTGTTCAcccctctcagcctggaccctattcccccctctcagcctggaccctgttcacccctctcagcctggaccctgcacccctctcagcctggaccctattcccccctctcagcctggaccctgttaacccctctcagcctggaccctgttcacccctctcagcctggaccctattcccccctctcagcctggaccctgttcACCCCTCTCAACCTGGACCCTGTTCAcccctctcagcctggaccctgttcacccctctcagcctggaccctgttcacccctctcagcctggaccctgttcccccctcagcctggaccctgttcTCCCtgtcagcctggaccctgttcACCCCTCTTAGCCTGGACACTGTTCAcccctctcagcctggaccctgcacccctctcagcctggaccctattcccccctctcagcctggaccctgttaacccctctcagcctggaccctgttcccccctctcagcctggaccctattcccccctctcagcctggaccctgttaacccctctcagcctggaccctgttcccccctctcagcctggaccctattcacccctctcagcctggaccctattccccctctcagcctggaccctgttcACCCCTCTCAACCTGGACCCTGTTAAcccctctcagcctggaccctgttcacccctctcagcctggaccctatTCCTccctctcagcctggaccctgcacacctctcagcctggaccctgttcACCCCTCTCAGCCTAGACCCTGTTCAcccctctcagcctggaccctgttcacccctctcagcctggaccctgttcatccctctcagcctggaccctgttcacccctctcagcctggaccctgttcccctctcagcctggaccctgttcacccctctcagcctggaccctgttcacccctctcagcctggaccctgttcccctctcagcctggaccctgttcacccctctcagcctggaccctgcacccctctcagcctggaccctgttcacccctctcagcctggaccctgttcacccctctcagcctggaccctgttcacccctctcagcctggaccctgttcccccctcagcctggaccctgttcacccctctcagcctggaccctgttcacccctctcagcctggaccctgttcccccctcagcctggaccctgttaacccctctcagcctggaccctgttcacccctctcagcctggaccctatTCCTccctctcagcctggaccctgcacacctctcagcctggaccctgttcACCCCTCTCAGCCTGGAGCCTGTTAACCCCTCTCAGCCTGAACCCTGTTCAcccctctcagcctggaccctgcacccctctcagcctggaccctgttcacccctctcagcctggaccctgttaacccctctcagcctggaccctgttcacccctctcagcctggacccAGAAATCCACTCAACTTGGTCCCAGCACCCCCATCCCTTCTGACTGAACCCTGCACTTGTCATTCGCTGGCCCCTTTATTTTATGAGGTGTGATTTTATCTGTTACAGAtgaacagcagcagcagcagcagcagctacagGGATCAGGACAATCAGACATTCACAGCAACatactgaaatatttaaacTCTGCATCGCTTGCCGCAGCAGGTCGCGGTACTCCATGCGTCCTTGACGATAATAAAAGCGCCGCAGTAACCGCGGACAACGACGACACGAACGACGCTTCGCAATTCAAACATAAAGAACTAGTAGCGCCATCTGACGGTGAATTCATTAGCAAAGAAGCAAGGGAACGCATCatagaaattattatcgaACCGTTTAAAGGTACGGAGCTGGTGTACACTCCATATCAGTTTAACCCTTTCTTTGCTGTTACGCTTATTTCACCCAGTTCATATCAGTTTGTAAAATACTTTTGGAGCAAAATTTGGTTGTCATTTAGTCaattaactcaattgaaaatgaataaagttagcccccgggttaaaggtaataccagtctataaaaccggacccaggatattttagaatttaatcGGGGAGTTTTTTGGCTAACATTTGATTAGTATCAGTGTGACCCTTAAATAACTGAGGcgggttgcatagtcatggcttagacttaagacaagtctaagaccaactttgttctatagccgatctaacaacttgataccagttttatatatattcaaacttaacaattcaaacttaaccgttttaggtataaactttttcgtgaaactgggccctgatcTATATTTGATTGAATGTCTCTCTTGTTATCGaggtttgtttttgtttgtttcagaGATGAAACAGAAAGAGAAATTACTCGAGTTATTGGCAAGTAAAGAGAACAGTTGTGTTTGTACGGTTTGCGGGAAAGGTTTCGCTTGGCGCAGCATTCTCGAAAAACACATGACATCGCAACATCCCGACGAGACTCAGACAAAACAGGAGCACTCCGAGATGGAGCAGACCGAGTTGGAGCATATCGAAAATGAGCACGTTGAAATGGAGCAAACCGAATTAGAGACCGACGAATCATCAACAATGAAAACAGTTTCGGAGCGGATAGAATCAACTGTTTCCGATGGCAACGTGTCCGAACTTACAAACACGCGCGCAACAATGAAACCGACGGTTACCGCGGTGACCGCAACTAAGTCGAATCGACGTAAAATATCGAAATGTCAAATTTGCGATGAAGAATTCGCGGAATCGAAACAATTGTCGAATCATTTACGAATCGAGCACAAAGACGAATCGTCGCGTTACGAGTGCGAATTCTGCGATCGACGATTCACGAGAATCGATCATTTCAAGTTGCACGTAATGAATCACACGGGATTCCGACCGTTCATCTGCGAGTTTTGCGCGAAGGGTTTCAAAACGCGAGCCGAACTGAAGAAACACATGTTGAAACACGAAACGTCGGGTGGACCGTTACAATGCGAGTATTGCGAGAAAACGCTGTGGCGCCGCGAGAACATGGATCTACACATGAGAACGCACACCGGCGATAAACTATTCAAGTGCGGCGTGTGCGATAAACTGTGGACGACTCGTCACGCGTTGAAACAACACGAACTGACGCACACCGATCATAAACCGTTCGTCTGCGAACACTGCGGTAAAACCTGCTCGAATAAAGGTAATCTCGGTAAACATATCGCGTCGATGCATCCGCCCGAACTGTTCATAGAGGGCGTTACTAGCGAATCGTCGAGCGGCGATTGTTCGTTCGCGTGCGACGTGTGCGGAAAGTCGTTTTCGTCGTTGGCGTTGGCGACGCGTCATATGGAACGGCACACGGCGGTTAAAAAGCACCGATGCGACGTGTGCGCGAAATCGTTCTCGTCGAAGCACACGCTCGCGACTCATATGCAGCTACACGACGGCACGCAGCCGTTCGTGTGTGCCGTGTGCGGTAAGGGTTTCTCGAGACGGCAGCAGCTCACGGAACACGTTATGTTGCACACCGGTGAACGTCCGTTCCCGTGTTCCACGTGCGAAAAACGCTTCACAACGGCGGCGAAACTGAAGGTACACGAGCGTGTGCACACCGGcgaaaaaccgtttaaatgcAGCGTGTGCGGTAAGGCGTTTAACCGAGCCGATAAAC
This genomic interval from Tubulanus polymorphus chromosome 8, tnTubPoly1.2, whole genome shotgun sequence contains the following:
- the LOC141910084 gene encoding serrate RNA effector molecule homolog, producing the protein MDSDEEYEQRRRSRDKFRRERNDYERREERGRRDQWDDGGGRRGGDSWGRRGIDHDRRDSYNREYDRRRGDRYNSPPPRSPPHKRMRSREWDEPGGYGHYDGPPFGGQGGGGWDHDIREPRDRHREREPIPSMPEKRPPNPDYPSQPLQMTFKQFLASQDDSISDEEAVKKFAEYKLEFHRDQINEFFLAHKDEEWFKAKYHPEECEKRHEDQRAVLKRRVEVFQHLVDKGFIDGHSLDHDCVDKIVRFLDAVVILLEGGDDYDLTVLDMTEEQLESQRHSAECAKDIKKYSGAFVQSEPKPEEETEESEQKEAADETGDSKPEDKAMSPVQEEIIKKAREFLQNKDPTTSEHGSPTTTTDIDETDGKKTGKKRKRDKSEYNYDTGSGSESGSESNSDPNEPAPPGVESQTNGADTPTENPPAVTTATTAIKESCDTEDGEVVAKKENEADSDEKDVDTEKQKFPKELHRTSSIFLRNLAPSITKSEVEAVCKRYPGFIRVALQDPQPERRFFRRGWVTFDRSVNIKDICWNLNNIRLRECELGAIVNRELKQRVRFVSGLAVHKHIVKQDVKNAAKIIQAFDNKWKLWEEEEKTDTGKQTFGLVSKNPVLKNITDYLVEEGSYEEEELLGQPVDDKPKEENPEIAIDHEPQLNQVLDRLILYLRVVYSLDYYSASEYPNEDEMPHRCGIIHARGPLPTSGNFTQTDVNEYLNTFSNKIDTFVNYKDKLDTAEALKLGLKDIEAEVEKFVTANTQEMAKDKWLCPLSGKKFKGPDFVRKHIFNKHGEKIEEVKQVVTFFNNYLFDPKRPLLPEHPGNTVKKEPREQPAQQSSPPSAGGGYNQRSMQGAGGGLRTFRKQATSRGGQSFGGGFDREPFGGRDKMHRRGQTYPHMRGSRRQQDPRQIIEYRDLDAPDDMDIF
- the LOC141910087 gene encoding uncharacterized protein LOC141910087, which codes for MVLLGLEVSSVQELVENASGSNTVYFDFPDDQLIGCLEGNLHVLDSLISKVDDVTWQRWNQQRTMASDNTAPTGDCTDEQQQQQQQLQGSGQSDIHSNILKYLNSASLAAAGRGTPCVLDDNKSAAVTADNDDTNDASQFKHKELVAPSDGEFISKEARERIIEIIIEPFKEMKQKEKLLELLASKENSCVCTVCGKGFAWRSILEKHMTSQHPDETQTKQEHSEMEQTELEHIENEHVEMEQTELETDESSTMKTVSERIESTVSDGNVSELTNTRATMKPTVTAVTATKSNRRKISKCQICDEEFAESKQLSNHLRIEHKDESSRYECEFCDRRFTRIDHFKLHVMNHTGFRPFICEFCAKGFKTRAELKKHMLKHETSGGPLQCEYCEKTLWRRENMDLHMRTHTGDKLFKCGVCDKLWTTRHALKQHELTHTDHKPFVCEHCGKTCSNKGNLGKHIASMHPPELFIEGVTSESSSGDCSFACDVCGKSFSSLALATRHMERHTAVKKHRCDVCAKSFSSKHTLATHMQLHDGTQPFVCAVCGKGFSRRQQLTEHVMLHTGERPFPCSTCEKRFTTAAKLKVHERVHTGEKPFKCSVCGKAFNRADKLTTHYKQTHKSGVQNAVEMYIAYE